The DNA sequence TAAActaaaaagacattttttccCTTCATATAcagattacatttttataaaacttgtaTTTTATTGTACTCATAATACTTCTAAAAATTACTCAACAAAATCGATTATATGCCATCCCGCGATAGCCGGTAGCAGATGATATCTGACGAATATCGCACTTTCGCGCgaacttaataaataatgagatTGCGGCGTATATTTCGACCAATGGGCAAACAGGACGCGACTTACGTCGCGGAAAATGTCGTATTGATCGTTAAACGGACCAATCTGGCGCGAACTTTGATTGCAATTATATGGCGCTGCATTTAAAACAGATATCACTAAAAaccataattatttatttaaacaaattaaaagtaactaaaatatttcacTCTTTTCTTATGTGTAAGAACTAATACAGATTTTACTACTGTACGTCAAATGTCTGCCTAAAGTTAACGCTTACTACTTacggaaaaagaataaatccTATATTTTGCTGTACAGATGTCGTTACATTTAGCAATTACATTTactaaatgtttttattattcatagacattacaataattaataagttgcttagaataattcaataaacagcaattacaattataaatttgtgcTTTTAGTAATGTCTAAGTCTtactgaataaattataaacaggtattgaaaatttggcaTATATCACAATtacatacaaaatattttatgtgtacatatataaaatgtataataattaatatctattacataaaaatagaatacgGTGTATTAAggtatataaaatagataaaaacctaagacaaaaacaatttttaaaattattttttgttttatagtTGGTTTCtttcatattataaaaagaaatgtatatttaaattgcgtttaaatctgaaaaaaaattttaaaaattttgatatatcAAGAGTAATACTCTAacactaaaaaattaaaaaaaagtgtaaaactataagtaacaaaataaaattaatttatatacattttataaaatattccttatTACATTATATCAATATCTATAACGTaatgtttttgttaattataaagcaGTCGATTAaagatgagagaaaaaaataatttttacataaaaaattaaattagatatgTACATTATTCTAATTCTAATAGGCAgtaattgattaatatattatacatatctaTACAAATAATGCAGAGCGGGGTACAGCTAGTAGTATATAAAATCATTCGTCAATTATCAGGCTCGTGATTATAACGTACATAAATAAAAGGACGTTAGAATGAACAAATCGttatgacaaattaaaaaaatcagtcacatattttatatatagttatttaatataaaatatataattgttatttttatttatttatttattttgttaagaATTCACTCGTTTGAACGTccctttatttatttattaataatatataaaagtatatctCAGTACACTTACAGAATATTAACGTACAACATtactgtattaataaatatgtaatataccaatttttattttttgtacaaataatCAAGTCaattatagatattaaatacttggttttttaatatctattttaatttaaaaaaaaactaattttttttttcaataatttgtctaatattatacaattaatttgattatttcaATCATTGTCTCTTATTAAACGTTCTacaaaaaatttgaaaaaagaatcaataacatttaatattctattttgtCCTTAATCGttaatatactttaataatttaatgatattttgacttttgttataattaaattccttaCTCACTCTACATTTTGTACataatgtgtaaaatattttgtttaatagtttttaaaacgtgtgcataaaaatgtatcaaataCAAGTACAAactctattttatatttacacaaatattcaaattttatttctttcttatataaatttgaaacatTTCTGTTTATCATGTGGTATTcgtgttttaaataatatagaatCAGCTCGATATTGTGTATTTAATAGCGGCATATAACCGAAAACCTAAAAGTCAATTATACCAAATAAGAttgattaatttacttaaaataataaagctaTTAGAACtatgtaaataaatgtaataaaacaattaacaattaagGTTATTACCTGTGAAAAAAAGTTGATACACTTATGTCTCTCCTGAAAATGAGTATCATCTTCCGAAAGTGAAACTGGACAACCTGGACATCTGAATGTCCATCGTGATGTTACCTAATATAAGaacaagtattttaatatcaaatcatattaatacgtaattttcatataaatgtTCGCAGTTATATAGTTAGAATACAAACAGAAATATataactgtaattttttttataaaactctgattgagaataaaaaatttttaacttataattaagatataaagttatattttttatttgaaatttatgtcTTACTTTAACTGGTGGTTTTCTTGTAAGATGAGATATCAAAAAGTTCATCGCAATATCTTCACAATTCATATATTCGTCAACTTTATCTCTTATCGCTTGTGGTAGCCAATgcgtatataaatatgtataatgtttATGAATAAAAGCAGCCCCGGTTAAAACCATGGATAATTCACACGAATAATTTGAGTTATAATTCCAAGCGTTATGATAATTTTGGTCCCATGCATGAAAACGACCAGGAAATCCAACTACACGATCTCGATGTTCTCTCCACACtctaaaaataatgtacaataataaaaatcatacaGCATGAAAAAACTGTGAAAAATCACTTACCTAAAACCAAACATAATTTCATCATGTCTTAAGTGAGCATCGTCATCGATAGAAAGAACAGCTTCAGTTTCAATTGCGTCAAATGGAAGAAATCTATTATTTAAACTATTTCTTGGAGCTTTTATAAcctgtttaaatatatttaagaaatatactTTGAGTACatgtaatatttgaaaataaacgaaaattgATCGATAAgaataatcaataaatataaaataataaattgaaattacgtGTATAGGAACGCCAATATCAGGCCACTTAAGATCTTCTACAGGCGGTTTCGGACTATTCCACACTACAAGCACCTTGTTTAGATAAGGCAAGCCATAAAGACGTGCTAGTGAATTTATAAGAACTTGTTCTCTTTCGTAGGTTAACATGACTATTGTAAATTGCTCTCTTGGGTAATTTCCTCCTAATGATTCACTAAATTCTTTTCCAGCACCTCCAGCACCTTTACCAATGGGTCGAAAACCCACCTCTGaacctataaaaaaaagaaagaaacaaaaaaatcatacaacatataacaaaattttcatgtaacaatattttctaaaataatgattttaccAAGAAATTTAGCATCGCTGGGAAGAATAGTATCAAAAGGTAATTGtggatataaattaaatggatCCATCCAATCGTTCCAAATTTCATGACCTTGGATTAAtaacgttgtataatttcgtttaaaacTAGGAGATGGATACGGCGGTTCTAAAGGACCTAAACTTTCTTCAGCTTCAGGTTCAGCAATGATAGTATCCGATTTTAAaggcttttaaaataaaaagtaacatgaattataaaattaattttttagtaataatatgtatatatactatcttaaagaaaaaaaaaacattgtttcAAAAGTACATACCACAAAACTTTCATTAAAAACACTAGGACTAGGTGTTTGTGGTGCTGGCAATGGAGGTATACCAAGTCTGTCTCTTATTATTGCTATAGTTGTATCTACTACACCTTGAGCAGTACTCATATAACGCTCCCATATTAATCTACCTTGTCTCCGCATAGTCAAAAGATCATTGTCAGGAACAGCGCGCAACAAAAAGTGCATTTCAGTCACCCTGGcctaaaagtatatttttgtTAGTTGTATTTTAATCGAAACTAAATTTGGTTTTACTAaagttttactaaaaaaaattcttactttaggtaaaaaaataattgctctTCTCCAAGCAATAACTTCATTATAATTAAGCAAAGTTTGATCGCCACCAAGAATAACTGGTATTGCCCCAGCTCGTAATGCTTCGTACAATCTGGCTTGCATGAATGAAGTTGTCAATAGTGTAATATTAGTGGGAGCTAAGATCAATGAAAATGTTGATTCTTTTAATATAGCTTTTCGGGATGAGTCAGTTCCGCAAAGTGACCAATCGAGAGTTTCGACAGGCTTACTTTCTACAGAAGCTGGTATACATTCaaactgaataaaaaatttgtctaaaGTTATTCCATTGCTCATATCTTTTAAATGCTGAATAATAAAAGCatctatattattatcatcaattatcaatttttccaGATCTATATCGGCGTCATCAATTTGATATGTCATTGGCGTGCCCATCAAAGTTTTCATTTCTCCTTGAAATGACAACAAGTACTTTCTTCTTGCAGGTAACATTTGAGCACATTCTTGCCAAACGTCTCCGCCAGGCGGTCCCAAAATTGGCggtacaattaaatcgaaaccATCGCGAAATTGATTTCTATAAAATGTGGACTGTACTATTATTGCTCTGCCAATATCCAGATTACTGAAAATATTTCCAGAATCTGCAGACAAATCTCTACGTGCAAGATTTAGCAATATATGATTTCTACCATCTCCACCCCAATAAGGAAgcgaatgtaatttttttatatctaatgGTTTACTATAACGTTGATCATTCTTTTGATGAAAGCTTAATGCTTCACCAACTAAAACTATGTAAATGCATGCTTCTGCCGGATTTCTAGTAAGATGTGAATTGTATcctgtaattattaattcacatatgtaataaattaccacttctttcaatttacttggatatttttatacagtaCATACCTAAAGTTTGTTTAATAGTTGTTTTTAAAAAACCATCAACGTCCCATCCTATATTAACTACAGAGAATTGATCTGGGTCATACAAGTATACAGGAAAGCCACTTGTCAATGCACATCGACTATGATCAAAACAATTATGCATTCTACAAAATCGAAAATCTGTGGTAGGCAGTACAATTGGCAGCTTGTTAATCAATATTCTCTTAGGTGGTGCCAATTCGGGTGTGTTTCTTTCTACTGCTTCTTTCTGTGCCACTTGTGCTTGCTCCacacttatttttaatctatcAAGATCTGTTTGCTGATGCAGTAATTCCTGCTTTAACTCATCTATTTTCTGTGTCAAACAGTTAACTTCACCTTGAAGTCTTTGCCTTTTAGCACTTAAATCTCTTAATTCGTTACTCACTGAAATTTTTATCCGAAACATTTCCTCTATTCTCATCTTCAACTGTGAGGCTTTCATGGATGTAAAATCTTCAAAAGCCTCCAAGGTTGAAAAAGTTCTATACATATCTCTATCTGGAGTATCAGATTCTACCTAAAAGTAAATTCAAAGTTAACATAAAGCTCTTTGTAATAACTTTTGAAAGTTCTTATGAATTTTCCTCTATAAAAACATATACCTTAGATAAATAATGAAGTGTAATTATTGGCATAACAAACAATACTACAGATatcataataattatctttgaTAATTTCATATTCGCCAACCATTGGTATTTTTTCCTCCCAGATCCATTATGATAGCTTGGAAGTGCTTCATAAGTATTTCCCATGATATTTacataaagatatttatataaatatctagcatttttatttcattcttttctttctgcaaataatattacatcaatattaaagtaactcatctaaaattaaaaaaaaaaaaagactataaaacattaaaatttcaacttGTATACAACAAAAACAGGGTTTTCACCCATAATTGTTATCATAATTTaatcaaagaaataaagagttaatattgataaaagtGTTGctcgtattaataataatacctGTCACGCTAGAAATTGACGTTAAGATTAAACCTGGGGATGAATTCATTAAGACATATCATCGTATCGTTGATTCGAGACCTAAGCGACCACGTAGTTCTCTTCATTTCTTTAACCAGGATGTCATTGCAAGTTAAAGTAATTTGAGCGATATTTCGGAGGTAATCACATCCTACGACGTTTACGTCGTCAGCACTCAACACTCTCAATAGTGCCAATAGTGGCTTATGGTAGCTTAGCACTAACAGTCACTCAGCAGCTCATGCGTTGAGGTTAGTAAACCAAGAAGCGGTCCATTCTACGTCCACCCCATGAAGGCATGAACCATGAAGTAAGAGTAAGGAGACCCAATTTTATAAGGGGGCGGTGCACATGCCCACATCAGTGAGCTATTTCTGAAGCATATTTTGCGgtataaattctaaaaatatataaaaataaataaatgtataaaaatatataaatgtataaattcaCTTCACAGACATTttctgtaaatataatattactaaaTTTGACTACATGATATGTAGTCAAATTTAGTAATAtgtgtattatatgtatgtattatatgtatgtatatatacccacacaaataaatcgtaatattttaaatgttttacacttttttttttagagagttatcgtcgattttttattgcaatattgcAAAAgattatatcattaatttgatttgtttaatttctttatatgaGACTTTATTGAAGACATTCTACATttgtaagtaattttatttctgtgtACGTAACAGATCACATTGATTAATACAGAGACAAGTAGTTGATTATATTACAGTATATAAGAAATACTGCAAGAAGCGAAGATTCTTTATAGACATTTGTGATACATATAATTCGTTTcttatacacatatacacatatagcgcatgtaattaatttgatgaATTTTTCGAACTATAACAGGTACAATTAACACAATTGtatgcaaaaaataaatttttatattcataataaATCACAATGGTAGCAACTTTTATCCTAATAATAAACTACATAACTAGTAATCTAtcttgataaataaaaatataatatatatgttacatGTATAATGCACCTTTCTCAGTTATCATTCCTTATGATTATTTATAACAGAATAAATGTATCTCACGTTCTTAACTGGAATGTTTCTCTATTGGTACGCGTCAAAGACAATGCAGAATTATTGACACAGATATTGACTAAAATTCGACTATCCTTGTGTGATTCCATTCTAcctgttataattttatctctttctctatagtgacaaatatttaatcagCAAGTGTACAATATTATTCATTGCATATAATATACATGTGCACTTACAAGTGCACTCAACAATAAATACACGGCATATGAGAATATAATAGGTATATCTCTATATATATGGCTATGTTTATTGctattcaataattaaaagtgGAATACCACAACGCCTGTTCATCGTTTTATGGGTAAGTATTAATCTGTCAtatgtttataaacaattcgTTTTCAATTACAAACTAGAACAGTGTTTCCTATTTTCTGATATACGTTAGGATATAACATAAGTTTGTAGAGtttatttagtaaaaattattccaaaattattatataaacatgtataaatatttatccaacgacatatacataatttcagataatttattccagaattttttaaaactatttatttaaaaaaacactACAACCTTtcgttacaattttattttattttaatgcttgtgtttttaataataccgaAAAGtcagtattaaaaatatctttttttttctcaaattaaaataaatatcttttttattacgtatattttacacaataaaaaataatttaattactaaataaaatttgtttcatatgcataaatgtataacattacatatataaattaaataaaaataggaaGCACTGTTC is a window from the Cardiocondyla obscurior isolate alpha-2009 linkage group LG01, Cobs3.1, whole genome shotgun sequence genome containing:
- the Botv gene encoding tripeptidyl-peptidase 2, whose amino-acid sequence is MGNTYEALPSYHNGSGRKKYQWLANMKLSKIIIMISVVLFVMPIITLHYLSKVESDTPDRDMYRTFSTLEAFEDFTSMKASQLKMRIEEMFRIKISVSNELRDLSAKRQRLQGEVNCLTQKIDELKQELLHQQTDLDRLKISVEQAQVAQKEAVERNTPELAPPKRILINKLPIVLPTTDFRFCRMHNCFDHSRCALTSGFPVYLYDPDQFSVVNIGWDVDGFLKTTIKQTLGYNSHLTRNPAEACIYIVLVGEALSFHQKNDQRYSKPLDIKKLHSLPYWGGDGRNHILLNLARRDLSADSGNIFSNLDIGRAIIVQSTFYRNQFRDGFDLIVPPILGPPGGDVWQECAQMLPARRKYLLSFQGEMKTLMGTPMTYQIDDADIDLEKLIIDDNNIDAFIIQHLKDMSNGITLDKFFIQFECIPASVESKPVETLDWSLCGTDSSRKAILKESTFSLILAPTNITLLTTSFMQARLYEALRAGAIPVILGGDQTLLNYNEVIAWRRAIIFLPKARVTEMHFLLRAVPDNDLLTMRRQGRLIWERYMSTAQGVVDTTIAIIRDRLGIPPLPAPQTPSPSVFNESFVPLKSDTIIAEPEAEESLGPLEPPYPSPSFKRNYTTLLIQGHEIWNDWMDPFNLYPQLPFDTILPSDAKFLGSEVGFRPIGKGAGGAGKEFSESLGGNYPREQFTIVMLTYEREQVLINSLARLYGLPYLNKVLVVWNSPKPPVEDLKWPDIGVPIHVIKAPRNSLNNRFLPFDAIETEAVLSIDDDAHLRHDEIMFGFRVWREHRDRVVGFPGRFHAWDQNYHNAWNYNSNYSCELSMVLTGAAFIHKHYTYLYTHWLPQAIRDKVDEYMNCEDIAMNFLISHLTRKPPVKVTSRWTFRCPGCPVSLSEDDTHFQERHKCINFFSQVFGYMPLLNTQYRADSILFKTRIPHDKQKCFKFI